CCCGCAGGCTGATGTCTGCGGGGTGATTTGTTACGCGTGGGGTTAGACTCAGAGGCCTTATGAGCAAGACGCGTGTACCGGTGGCCAACCGAAGTCCCCGACCGAAGAGACAACTCCGTCTCCCGGCCGTCGATACGCAGCGCCTGGATATCTCTTCGCTCGCGGTCATCGCGTTTGTGCTGCTCATCATCCTGGGCGCCGTGTACGCGCCGATGAAGAACTTCTTCGACGGCCGCACGGAGATCGCCCGCCTCAACGAGTCCATCGCGGCCAAGCAGGCGGAGAAGGACGCGCTGCTCGAGGAGATCGGGCAGTACGACGACGAGGCGTTCGTCCGTCAGGAAGCCCGCCGTCGCCTCGGCGTCATCGAGCCGGGGGAGACCGCCTGGCGCATCGTCGATCCCCGCCTCACGCCGGAGAGCAGCGTCACCACGAGCTCGACCGACGAGGCCGTCCAGCCGGAGTGGTACGAGGTCCTCTGGGATTCCGTGGCCACGAGCCCGTCGCCCGCCGGTGACATGCACCTGCCGGTACAGTGACCGCCATGCCTGTTGCACCCGAAGACCTCGATATCGTCCGCTCCCAGCTCGGCCGCACCCCCCGGGGAGTGCTGGAAATCTCCTACCGCACCCCCGACGGCCAGCCCGCCGTGATCAAGACGGCACCGAGGCTTGACGACGGCACCCCGTTCCCCACGCTCCACTACCTCACCGACCCCCGGCTCACCGCCGAAGCCTCGCGGCTGGAGGTCGGACAGGTGATGAAGTGGATGCAGAACCGCCTGGGCACCGACCAGGAGATCGCTGCTGACTACCGCCGCGCCCACGAGCACTACCTCGCCGAGCGCAACAAGATCGAGGACCTGGGCACCGACTTCTCCGGCGGCGGCATGCCCGACCGGGTGAAGTGCCTGCACGTGCTCATCGCCTATGCGCTGGCGGAGGGGGCGGGCCACTTCCGCCTCGGCGACGAGGCCGTGGCACTGGCGGCCGAGCACGGGAACCTGCGGGGGACGGCGATTACGGCTGACTGGCCGTCGACAAGCGATCTGGGCCTGGAGCTGGACCAGATCCTGGAGGAGAGCTAGATGGCGCGGGTGGCGGCGATCGACTGCGGCACCAACTCGATCCGGCTGCTCATCTCTGACGAGGGCAGGGACGTGGCGCGGCTCAACGAGATCGTGCGGCTGGGGGAGGGCGTCGACGAGACGGGACGGCTCAGCGAGAAGGCCCTGACCCGGACGAGGCGAGCGCTGGAACGCTACGTCAAGGTCATGCGTTTCGAGGGTGTGGAGAAGGTGCGCATGGTGGCCACCTCGGCCACCCGCGACGCCGCCAACCGCGAGGAGTTCTTCGCCATGACCGAGGAGCTGCTCGGGGTGCGCGCCGAGGTCATCTCCGGCCAGGAGGAGGCCGCGCTGTCGTTCACCGGCGCCGTCGCCGACCTCGACCCGGAGCGCGGGCCGTTCTGTGTCATCGACCTCGGCGGCGGGTCGACGGAGTTCATCGTCGGCACCGCCGACGGTGAGATCGCGGGGGCGCACTCCACGCAGATGGGCTGCGTGCGGCTGACCGAACGCATCCTGCGCACCGACCCGCCGACCGCCACCGAGGTAGAGATCGCCGCCGATTATGTTGCCGCTCGCCTCGACGAGGTGGAGAAGGTCGTCCCCATCGGCCGGGCGAGGACGTTTGTCGGCGTCGCCGGAACCTTCACCACGGTCTCGGCGCTGGCTCAGGGGCTGGAGACCTACGACCCCGCGGAGATCCACGGCTCGGAACTGCGTTTCGATGCCCTGCGCCTGGTGACCCGTCAGCTGATCTCGGAATCCGCCGCGACCCGCGCGCTCAACCCGGTCATGCATCCCGGGCGCGCCGACGTCATCGGGGGTGGCAGCGTCGTCATCGAGGGCATCATCGACATGATCGAGCGCAGCAGCGACGCGGACACCTTCGTCATTTCCGAAAAGGACATTCTCGACGGTATCGTCGCA
This sequence is a window from Corynebacterium doosanense CAU 212 = DSM 45436. Protein-coding genes within it:
- a CDS encoding septum formation initiator family protein, giving the protein MSKTRVPVANRSPRPKRQLRLPAVDTQRLDISSLAVIAFVLLIILGAVYAPMKNFFDGRTEIARLNESIAAKQAEKDALLEEIGQYDDEAFVRQEARRRLGVIEPGETAWRIVDPRLTPESSVTTSSTDEAVQPEWYEVLWDSVATSPSPAGDMHLPVQ
- a CDS encoding DUF501 domain-containing protein, with the translated sequence MPVAPEDLDIVRSQLGRTPRGVLEISYRTPDGQPAVIKTAPRLDDGTPFPTLHYLTDPRLTAEASRLEVGQVMKWMQNRLGTDQEIAADYRRAHEHYLAERNKIEDLGTDFSGGGMPDRVKCLHVLIAYALAEGAGHFRLGDEAVALAAEHGNLRGTAITADWPSTSDLGLELDQILEES
- a CDS encoding Ppx/GppA phosphatase family protein, translating into MARVAAIDCGTNSIRLLISDEGRDVARLNEIVRLGEGVDETGRLSEKALTRTRRALERYVKVMRFEGVEKVRMVATSATRDAANREEFFAMTEELLGVRAEVISGQEEAALSFTGAVADLDPERGPFCVIDLGGGSTEFIVGTADGEIAGAHSTQMGCVRLTERILRTDPPTATEVEIAADYVAARLDEVEKVVPIGRARTFVGVAGTFTTVSALAQGLETYDPAEIHGSELRFDALRLVTRQLISESAATRALNPVMHPGRADVIGGGSVVIEGIIDMIERSSDADTFVISEKDILDGIVAGL